A single genomic interval of Acidobacteriota bacterium harbors:
- a CDS encoding TDP-N-acetylfucosamine:lipid II N-acetylfucosaminyltransferase, with protein sequence MRIVHILSGSSGRINPQIVKFFLDYVALIDGRIGEQVFYLFQKYELISERGKQDYGSLIDNNASIHFVNPTKFNILRTFLKFRRDDIVVLHSGRLTRLWFILMLLPWLWDRIAMICWGCDIGNFIGYSESRAFSGRFLHQIQSCIVPKLRAVCTLTPGEFPRIRSIFRNCDNYLNVFYSTISPEEGIAEYPEDKKKTDVTRVVVNHAASPHGNHEEVYGWLSEYKDEQLQVLSILSSGPSTEASRIAQLGSDIFKDKYSTLSEILPYVEYVKFFDEYDILVMNYKVQAGLGITKIFLSKGKPVYLRSESPVFEMLKGMGIEVRDTNSIPSLSYDDFTRPLSRETIENNARILSQKLSLESSLMSWKRLFVRMAK encoded by the coding sequence ATGAGAATTGTTCACATATTGTCTGGAAGTAGCGGCAGGATAAATCCACAGATTGTAAAGTTTTTTTTAGATTATGTAGCACTGATTGACGGCCGAATAGGCGAACAGGTATTCTATCTTTTTCAAAAATATGAGCTAATATCCGAAAGAGGCAAGCAGGATTACGGATCTTTGATTGACAACAATGCCAGTATTCATTTTGTCAATCCAACAAAATTCAATATACTTAGAACGTTTCTGAAATTTAGACGTGATGATATTGTAGTTTTACATAGCGGACGATTAACGAGGCTCTGGTTCATACTGATGCTTCTTCCCTGGCTATGGGATAGGATTGCGATGATTTGCTGGGGATGTGATATTGGGAATTTCATTGGATATAGTGAGTCCAGGGCCTTTAGTGGGAGGTTCCTCCATCAAATTCAGAGTTGTATAGTTCCTAAGTTGCGTGCGGTCTGTACGTTAACCCCAGGCGAATTCCCTAGAATTCGCTCAATCTTCAGAAATTGCGATAATTACCTTAACGTGTTCTATTCAACGATATCTCCGGAAGAGGGGATTGCAGAGTATCCTGAAGACAAGAAAAAAACCGACGTTACTCGTGTAGTTGTCAATCATGCCGCATCTCCTCATGGCAATCATGAAGAAGTATACGGCTGGTTGTCTGAGTATAAGGATGAACAACTACAGGTACTGAGTATACTGTCGTCAGGTCCAAGCACAGAGGCGTCCAGAATAGCTCAACTAGGTTCGGATATTTTCAAGGACAAATATTCGACATTGAGTGAGATCCTGCCTTATGTCGAATATGTAAAATTTTTTGATGAGTATGATATCCTGGTAATGAATTACAAGGTACAAGCGGGCTTGGGGATCACTAAGATATTCTTATCTAAGGGGAAACCGGTCTATCTCCGTAGCGAATCTCCGGTGTTCGAGATGTTGAAAGGTATGGGTATTGAAGTGAGAGATACCAATTCAATACCATCACTTTCATATGATGATTTCACAAGACCTTTGAGCCGCGAAACGATTGAGAACAACGCCCGGATATTGTCTCAAAAGCTCTCTCTGGAATCATCACTTATGTCTTGGAAGCGTTTGTTTGTTCGCATGGCCAAATGA
- a CDS encoding DegT/DnrJ/EryC1/StrS family aminotransferase, with translation MAHADQPHNIYVTQPFMPPLDEFVAYLEKIWDSRWLTNVGEFHRELERALAEYLGVKYIALFANGTLALITALQALRITGEVITTPFSFVATAHALHWNGIKPVFVDIEPEFCNLDPEKVESAITPRTTAILPVHVYGNPCNVKRLQQIADIYGLKLIYDGAHAFGVTLDGMSVFNHGDLSVLSFHATKVYTTIEGGAIVCPDEKMKQRIDFLKNFGFAGEVTVVAPGINAKMNEVQAAFGLLQLKYVGEAIARRGRIAKRYREALADVPGIRLLPEMDGVRQAHPYFPIFIDIKDYGASRDDVYNAFKRESIHVRRYFYPLISQFPTYRNLETSRKGNLPVAECITDQVLCLPIHPELLEDQQDRIISILREA, from the coding sequence ATGGCACATGCTGATCAACCTCACAACATCTACGTCACCCAACCCTTCATGCCCCCACTGGACGAGTTTGTGGCCTACTTGGAGAAGATCTGGGACAGCCGCTGGCTTACCAACGTGGGAGAGTTCCACCGCGAACTGGAGCGAGCCTTGGCAGAATACTTGGGGGTCAAGTATATCGCGCTCTTCGCCAACGGCACCCTTGCTTTGATCACCGCCCTTCAGGCCCTGCGGATCACGGGGGAGGTCATCACGACGCCCTTCAGCTTCGTGGCCACCGCCCACGCCCTTCACTGGAACGGCATCAAGCCCGTCTTCGTGGACATCGAACCGGAATTCTGCAACCTGGACCCGGAGAAGGTGGAGTCCGCCATCACCCCCCGGACCACGGCGATCCTCCCGGTTCACGTCTACGGCAACCCATGCAATGTCAAGAGACTCCAGCAGATTGCGGACATCTACGGTCTCAAGCTGATATACGACGGTGCCCACGCCTTCGGTGTGACCCTCGACGGCATGTCGGTCTTCAACCATGGAGATCTCTCCGTACTCAGCTTCCACGCCACGAAAGTCTACACTACCATCGAGGGGGGCGCCATCGTCTGTCCCGACGAGAAGATGAAGCAGCGCATCGATTTCCTCAAGAACTTCGGTTTTGCAGGCGAGGTAACCGTGGTGGCACCGGGGATCAACGCCAAGATGAACGAAGTTCAGGCCGCCTTCGGCCTCCTGCAGCTTAAATACGTGGGCGAGGCTATCGCCCGCCGGGGACGTATCGCCAAGCGCTATCGGGAAGCGCTGGCGGACGTGCCGGGGATTCGCCTCCTCCCCGAGATGGACGGCGTTCGACAGGCTCACCCCTACTTCCCCATCTTCATCGACATCAAAGATTACGGGGCCAGCCGTGATGATGTCTACAACGCTTTCAAACGCGAGTCAATCCACGTCCGCCGATACTTCTATCCTCTCATCAGCCAGTTCCCGACCTATCGTAACCTGGAGACCAGTCGAAAAGGGAACCTGCCTGTCGCTGAATGCATCACCGACCAGGTTCTCTGCCTCCCGATCCACCCGGAATTGCTCGAAGACCAGCAGGACCGGATCATTTCGATCTTGAGGGAAGCTTGA
- a CDS encoding DegT/DnrJ/EryC1/StrS family aminotransferase translates to MRKIVNHGQSKRYHHARLGLNARLDTLQAALLLAKLDDYLGPEKTHSTGSSPAPEAASQASSSPVPEAAKPTGPLPGQETTEHAAITPNPSAPGHTAPPIPPAPDNDTLPPGPAQRNQVAAAYTEALSPLAAQGLLHLPTPIPNPKWWRRLQPARHDQAKSSSCAPTPDTPPRQGRNVGSSESLVLSVPPRQGWDPCCESSGSQRDETLPDSPASLSAWSQYSIQFLTGPAPATRDAAADFLKNHGIPTAVHYPVPLHQQPVFESLGYQQGAFPVAESVSQRILSLPFDALKTKEEIHQVTQSLTAFFHTNISED, encoded by the coding sequence ATTCGAAAAATCGTCAACCACGGCCAGTCCAAGCGCTACCACCACGCCCGCTTGGGTCTCAACGCCCGGCTCGACACCCTCCAGGCCGCCCTCCTCTTAGCCAAGCTCGACGACTACCTCGGCCCGGAGAAGACCCATTCCACTGGTTCGTCCCCTGCTCCGGAGGCGGCCAGTCAAGCATCTTCGTCCCCTGTCCCGGAGGCAGCCAAGCCCACCGGGCCTCTCCCCGGCCAAGAGACAACCGAACACGCCGCCATCACCCCGAACCCGTCGGCACCCGGGCACACTGCGCCCCCCATCCCGCCGGCACCCGATAATGACACGCTCCCCCCTGGCCCGGCCCAACGCAACCAGGTGGCCGCCGCCTACACCGAAGCCCTGTCCCCCCTGGCCGCCCAAGGCCTCCTCCACCTCCCCACGCCGATACCGAACCCAAAGTGGTGGCGCAGGCTTCAGCCTGCGCGGCACGATCAAGCCAAATCCTCCTCTTGCGCCCCAACACCCGACACCCCGCCCCGCCAGGGGCGCAATGTCGGTAGCTCCGAGTCGTTAGTTCTGTCCGTTCCACCCCGGCAGGGGTGGGACCCGTGCTGTGAATCCTCCGGATCGCAACGGGATGAAACACTCCCTGATTCCCCGGCCTCCCTCTCCGCCTGGTCCCAATATTCAATCCAATTCCTGACGGGCCCGGCCCCCGCAACCCGCGACGCCGCCGCCGACTTCCTGAAAAACCATGGCATCCCCACTGCCGTTCACTACCCGGTCCCCCTCCACCAGCAACCGGTCTTCGAATCCCTCGGCTACCAGCAGGGCGCCTTCCCGGTCGCCGAGTCCGTCTCCCAAAGAATCCTCAGCCTCCCCTTCGACGCTTTGAAAACAAAGGAAGAAATCCACCAAGTCACCCAATCCCTCACCGCTTTCTTCCACACAAATATCAGTGAAGATTAG
- a CDS encoding DUF3368 domain-containing protein, which translates to MPENSRQTLIINTGPILALIAATGSLEVLRGRYGTVRTTWEVARELEAGGGDRFGARAFREASWLQLEEHPLTLTPYLVNLLDPGEASVIQLCLQVKEAMVCIDEVVGRRVARLHNMKLTGSIGILLKARAKRFPVSIPDALRNMREKGIWLSEKVIQFALDHDPDRCER; encoded by the coding sequence ATGCCTGAAAATTCCCGCCAAACGCTCATCATCAATACCGGGCCGATTCTGGCCCTGATTGCAGCGACAGGCTCGTTGGAGGTTCTTCGCGGCCGGTATGGAACGGTCAGGACCACCTGGGAAGTCGCCCGGGAACTCGAAGCGGGCGGGGGGGACAGATTCGGTGCCCGTGCGTTTCGGGAAGCTTCCTGGCTGCAACTCGAGGAACACCCTCTGACCCTCACGCCTTACCTTGTCAATCTCCTGGATCCGGGTGAGGCTTCCGTGATCCAGCTTTGCCTGCAGGTGAAAGAAGCGATGGTTTGTATTGATGAGGTGGTCGGAAGGAGGGTGGCACGCTTGCACAATATGAAGTTGACGGGATCCATCGGCATTCTCTTGAAAGCCCGCGCCAAGCGATTCCCTGTTTCGATCCCTGACGCGCTGCGAAACATGAGGGAGAAAGGGATCTGGCTGAGCGAAAAGGTGATCCAATTTGCTCTCGACCATGATCCCGACAGGTGCGAACGGTGA
- a CDS encoding UPF0175 family protein, whose protein sequence is MSKSLLTVEYPDTLPDALQETREEFEQEARLAMAVKLFERGRISSGTAAKMAGTERVPFLLALHQAGVPMIDLKEDELTRDLLNA, encoded by the coding sequence ATGAGCAAATCGCTTCTGACCGTTGAATACCCGGACACCCTCCCCGACGCCCTGCAGGAAACCCGGGAAGAGTTCGAGCAGGAAGCCCGGTTGGCCATGGCGGTAAAGCTGTTCGAAAGGGGGCGAATCTCTTCGGGGACCGCGGCGAAGATGGCCGGAACGGAACGTGTCCCTTTTCTCCTGGCCCTCCATCAAGCCGGTGTGCCCATGATCGACCTGAAGGAAGACGAACTGACCCGGGACCTTCTGAATGCCTGA
- a CDS encoding N-acetyltransferase, producing the protein MPDYFKHASAFVDEPCAIGEGTKIWHFCHVLKNARLGRNCILGQNVHIAGDVVIGDNVKIQNNVSVYTGTVIEDDVFLGPSCVLTNVTNPRSQVNRHSLYERTLLRRGCTIGANATVVCGITVGRYAFVAAGAVVAKDVPDYALMVGVPGRRKGWMSRHGHPLTNPDADGVYRCPESGFRYKEVEPNILRCLDLDEDSPLPPALAVGHKPYDDFKK; encoded by the coding sequence ATGCCCGACTACTTCAAGCACGCCTCCGCCTTCGTCGACGAGCCCTGCGCCATCGGCGAGGGCACGAAGATCTGGCACTTCTGCCACGTCCTGAAGAACGCCCGCCTCGGCCGCAACTGCATCCTGGGCCAGAACGTCCACATCGCAGGCGACGTGGTGATCGGCGACAACGTCAAGATCCAGAACAACGTCTCCGTCTACACCGGCACGGTGATCGAGGACGACGTCTTCCTGGGCCCCTCCTGCGTCCTGACCAACGTCACCAACCCCCGCTCCCAGGTGAACCGCCACAGCCTCTACGAGCGCACCCTCCTGCGTCGCGGCTGCACCATCGGCGCCAACGCCACGGTGGTCTGCGGCATCACCGTGGGCCGCTACGCCTTCGTGGCCGCCGGTGCCGTGGTGGCGAAGGACGTCCCCGACTACGCCCTGATGGTGGGCGTCCCCGGCCGCCGCAAGGGCTGGATGAGCCGCCACGGCCACCCCCTGACGAATCCGGACGCCGACGGCGTCTACCGCTGCCCCGAAAGCGGCTTCCGCTACAAAGAAGTAGAGCCCAACATCCTCCGCTGCCTGGATCTCGATGAAGACTCCCCCCTCCCTCCGGCCCTAGCCGTCGGCCACAAGCCCTACGACGACTTCAAGAAGTAG
- a CDS encoding YgiT-type zinc finger protein codes for MFKCSACGFTESVDHPVQEVFFIDGRHVLVEEIPARVCTRCGEPSFSPETVEKIRRMIHEHIPPLRTIPLDVFRCA; via the coding sequence ATGTTCAAGTGTTCCGCCTGTGGTTTCACGGAGTCCGTGGATCATCCCGTTCAGGAGGTGTTTTTTATCGATGGACGCCACGTCCTCGTCGAGGAGATCCCCGCCCGGGTCTGCACGCGATGCGGGGAACCATCGTTCTCACCGGAAACGGTGGAGAAGATCCGCCGGATGATCCACGAGCACATCCCCCCTCTCCGGACGATTCCCCTTGACGTTTTCCGCTGCGCCTGA
- a CDS encoding DUF4258 domain-containing protein encodes MKSIQSIRQDFISGDVEFTRHALRRVVERNISLDQILQASSNAEIIEDYPDDKYAPSCLLLGFTADGRPLHLQITRDEETVTRIITIYEPDPAQWFSYRVRR; translated from the coding sequence ATGAAATCGATCCAGAGCATACGCCAGGATTTCATCTCCGGTGATGTTGAGTTCACCCGCCACGCTCTTCGAAGAGTGGTGGAGCGAAATATTTCGCTTGACCAGATTCTTCAGGCATCATCCAACGCCGAGATCATCGAGGACTATCCGGACGACAAGTACGCCCCCAGTTGCCTGCTGCTTGGGTTCACGGCCGATGGACGCCCTTTGCATTTGCAAATCACGCGCGATGAAGAAACCGTTACCCGCATCATTACGATCTATGAACCCGACCCGGCCCAGTGGTTCTCTTACCGGGTGAGGAGGTGA
- a CDS encoding Gfo/Idh/MocA family oxidoreductase: MSAPPLNFALVGAAGYIAPRHLQAVRDTGNHLVAAADPHDAVGILDSYFPEARYFREIERFDRHLDKLHRAKAEERIHWVSICSPNFLHDAHVRLALRSGADALCEKPLVINPWNLDALETLERETGRRVRTVLQLRVHPSLAALHRSMSAAPPAAPRDVVLTYVTARGPWYRYSWKGDPGKSGGVAVNIGIHFFDLLTWLFGPPERVELHRHEPGRMAGFIELKHARVRWFLSIDAADLPFPLEPGKKSTYRSITIDGEEIEFTEGFKDLHTRVYEETLAGRGFGINDARPSIELVHRLVTSPLVTPTPDTAHPFLGCRL; the protein is encoded by the coding sequence ATGAGTGCCCCCCCCCTCAACTTCGCCCTGGTCGGCGCCGCCGGCTACATCGCCCCGCGCCACCTCCAGGCCGTCCGCGACACCGGGAACCACCTGGTGGCCGCCGCCGACCCCCACGACGCCGTGGGGATTCTGGACAGCTACTTCCCCGAGGCCCGGTACTTCCGCGAGATCGAGCGCTTCGACCGCCACCTGGACAAGCTGCACCGCGCAAAGGCCGAGGAGCGCATCCACTGGGTCAGCATCTGCTCCCCCAACTTCCTCCACGACGCCCACGTCCGCCTCGCCCTGCGCAGCGGCGCCGACGCCCTCTGCGAGAAACCCCTGGTCATCAACCCCTGGAACCTGGACGCCCTGGAGACGCTCGAGCGGGAGACGGGCCGGCGGGTCCGCACCGTGCTGCAGCTCCGCGTCCACCCTTCGCTGGCGGCCCTGCACCGTTCGATGAGCGCGGCGCCGCCCGCCGCCCCGCGCGACGTGGTCCTCACCTACGTCACCGCCCGCGGCCCCTGGTACCGCTACTCCTGGAAAGGGGACCCGGGCAAGTCCGGCGGGGTGGCCGTCAACATCGGCATCCACTTCTTCGACCTGCTCACCTGGCTCTTCGGCCCCCCCGAGCGCGTCGAACTCCACCGCCACGAGCCCGGCCGGATGGCGGGCTTCATCGAACTGAAACATGCCCGGGTGCGCTGGTTCCTCTCCATCGACGCCGCGGACCTCCCCTTCCCCCTCGAGCCGGGCAAGAAGTCCACCTACCGCAGCATCACCATCGACGGCGAGGAGATCGAATTCACTGAAGGTTTCAAGGACCTCCACACCCGGGTCTACGAGGAGACCCTCGCGGGCCGCGGCTTCGGCATAAACGACGCCCGCCCCTCCATCGAGCTGGTCCACCGCCTGGTAACGTCTCCCCTTGTGACCCCGACCCCCGACACGGCGCATCCCTTTTTAGGCTGTAGGCTGTAG
- a CDS encoding DUF5615 family PIN-like protein → MRLLADENIPGMLIRALRDNGVDVLWILESHRGDSDRAILDLARGENRILLTCDKDFGELAFHQHLPAGCGVILLRVAMIPSVDCMATLAAILASRTDWGEHFSVVETDRIRMRSLPSAP, encoded by the coding sequence ATGCGTCTCCTGGCTGACGAGAACATTCCCGGGATGCTCATCCGAGCATTGAGGGACAACGGGGTTGATGTTCTTTGGATTTTGGAATCGCACCGGGGGGATTCGGACCGTGCGATCCTCGACCTGGCCCGCGGGGAGAATCGCATTCTCCTGACCTGCGACAAGGACTTCGGCGAACTGGCCTTTCACCAGCACCTGCCGGCCGGGTGCGGAGTGATCTTGCTTCGGGTGGCCATGATTCCGTCGGTCGACTGCATGGCGACTCTTGCGGCTATCCTTGCTTCCCGCACGGATTGGGGAGAGCATTTCTCAGTGGTCGAAACGGACCGGATTCGCATGCGCTCTCTACCTTCAGCACCATGA
- a CDS encoding DUF433 domain-containing protein, translating into MNWRDRIKADPAILVGKPVIKGTRLAVDFILSLMAQGWTEADLVSNYPGLAHEDIQACLQYASEVIGGEKTFPRAV; encoded by the coding sequence ATGAACTGGCGCGACCGTATCAAGGCCGATCCGGCCATCCTGGTCGGGAAACCGGTAATCAAGGGGACCCGGCTGGCCGTCGATTTCATCCTCTCCCTGATGGCCCAGGGGTGGACAGAGGCCGACCTGGTCTCAAATTACCCCGGGCTTGCCCACGAGGACATCCAGGCCTGCCTCCAATATGCCAGTGAGGTGATCGGCGGGGAGAAAACGTTCCCCCGGGCGGTATAA
- a CDS encoding nucleotidyl transferase AbiEii/AbiGii toxin family protein: MDSHLYLERLYPFQDKVLGVLAPLGTGFYLTGGTCLSRAYLGHRFSDDLDFFVNHRPEFGLWRDQAIHALAADARWSCEVLSREERFARLILRDGETALRIEWVNDVPCRIGTPREHPALGRIDSPENILSNKVTALVDREEPKDLVDIWGLCTTLGLSLSRAVSDAAGKAAGVFPPDVARRLASATEEDWKLVKWIAPPDPARFLSDLQSLAEQLLSETASREGG; encoded by the coding sequence ATGGACAGCCACCTCTACCTTGAACGGCTCTACCCTTTTCAGGACAAGGTCCTCGGTGTACTTGCCCCTTTGGGGACCGGTTTCTACCTGACCGGCGGGACCTGCCTCTCCCGTGCGTACCTCGGTCACCGCTTCTCCGACGACCTGGACTTCTTCGTCAACCACCGTCCGGAATTCGGACTGTGGCGCGATCAGGCCATCCACGCCCTCGCCGCGGACGCCCGGTGGTCCTGCGAGGTCCTTTCCCGCGAGGAACGCTTTGCCCGCCTGATCCTCAGGGACGGGGAGACCGCCCTCCGGATCGAGTGGGTGAACGACGTCCCCTGCCGGATCGGAACACCCCGGGAGCACCCCGCCCTGGGGCGGATCGACTCCCCCGAGAACATCCTGTCGAACAAAGTCACCGCGCTGGTGGACCGGGAGGAACCCAAGGACCTGGTCGACATCTGGGGTCTGTGCACGACCCTCGGCCTGTCCCTCTCCCGGGCGGTGAGCGACGCCGCGGGAAAAGCGGCCGGCGTTTTCCCTCCGGACGTGGCCCGGCGCCTGGCCTCGGCCACCGAGGAGGACTGGAAACTCGTCAAGTGGATCGCCCCCCCCGACCCCGCCCGTTTCCTCTCCGACCTCCAAAGCCTGGCCGAACAACTCCTCTCGGAAACCGCCTCGAGAGAAGGTGGATAG
- a CDS encoding DUF86 domain-containing protein produces MDHDVTLAKLESLERCLRRLEVKRPEHVEELTDDLDRQDILAVNLERAVQLCVDLAAMRIADGGVPAPETMGEAFAVLRDTGVLSAVVADRMMKAVAFRNIAVHAYRRIDWEIVFAIVHHHLEDFRAFSREILESPGASPRTPGTGPVPPPEA; encoded by the coding sequence ATGGACCACGATGTGACCCTCGCCAAGCTCGAGTCCCTGGAACGCTGCCTCCGGCGGTTGGAGGTAAAGCGCCCCGAGCACGTCGAGGAACTGACGGACGACCTCGACCGGCAGGACATCCTGGCCGTGAACCTGGAGCGCGCCGTCCAGCTGTGCGTGGACCTCGCGGCCATGCGAATCGCCGATGGAGGGGTCCCCGCGCCCGAGACCATGGGGGAAGCCTTCGCGGTTCTCCGCGACACCGGCGTTCTGAGCGCGGTTGTGGCGGATCGGATGATGAAGGCGGTCGCCTTCCGCAACATCGCCGTCCATGCTTATCGCCGCATCGACTGGGAGATTGTCTTCGCCATCGTCCACCACCACCTCGAAGACTTCCGCGCCTTCTCCCGGGAGATCCTCGAGTCGCCGGGGGCGAGTCCTCGAACTCCCGGGACCGGGCCCGTGCCCCCCCCGGAGGCCTGA
- a CDS encoding nucleotidyltransferase domain-containing protein has translation MSFPHDILESCIRLCQEDPRLQLAFLFGSVARGEAGRESDLDLAVADADRIGWERKMELMERFSLASGRPVDLVDLRTATGPLLRAVLCRGTRLLCRDPLLLAELLRRLWYDAADFQPLVRHIRESRVLRWTTM, from the coding sequence ATGTCCTTCCCTCACGACATTCTTGAATCCTGCATCCGCCTCTGCCAGGAGGATCCCCGCCTGCAGCTGGCCTTTCTCTTCGGATCCGTCGCCCGGGGCGAAGCCGGGCGGGAGAGCGACCTGGACCTCGCCGTGGCCGACGCGGACCGGATCGGGTGGGAGCGCAAGATGGAGCTGATGGAGCGATTCTCCTTGGCTTCGGGCCGCCCCGTGGACCTCGTGGACCTCCGGACCGCGACGGGGCCGCTGCTGAGGGCCGTCTTGTGCCGGGGGACCCGGCTTCTTTGCCGGGACCCGCTGCTGCTCGCCGAGCTCCTTCGCCGCCTGTGGTACGATGCGGCGGATTTCCAGCCGCTCGTCCGACACATCCGGGAAAGCAGGGTGTTGCGATGGACCACGATGTGA
- a CDS encoding GDP-mannose dehydrogenase encodes MPKPVSLAPDGSAWPLPAESDYPAEFARVKALADAARAEGREIVVVMGVGFVGAVMAAIVADTAFPDGRPAKFVIGMQRPSARSFWKIPFLNRGESPVRAEDPEVAPLIARCVLEKKSLTATYTYEVLTLADVVIVDVQLDYAKKDLGNVRSGHVEMGALEESLEIIARNIPPHALVLIETTVAPGTTEQVALPTMRKIFRQRGIPTDPLLAHSYERVMPGRQYVASIRDFWRVCSGVNEAAREKVVKFLNEVLHTEQYPLTVLDRPIESETAKIVENSYRATILAFLDEWSLFAERNGIDLVKVIEAVRRRPTHSNLIFPGPGIGGYCLPKDGGLGVWAHRHILGFDDDIFRFTPLAIDVNDTRALHAAQLVRDALKELGVPVAGAEVLVLGASYREDVGDTRYSGSEVLIRKLAEMGAEIRVHDPYVDIWWELANQEDYPGHSKAVFFRNQKKLKDLKVEKDLDAALAGADAVVLAVRHAPYLDLDPDAVVAAARKSPSPAPTPGGTGIPTGPEARRDTPATLPEKPLAVVDCFGILDDARIRRYLELGCEVKGLGRGHIHRLRPAQSRL; translated from the coding sequence ATGCCCAAGCCCGTTTCCCTCGCCCCCGACGGCAGCGCTTGGCCCCTCCCGGCCGAGTCCGACTACCCCGCGGAATTCGCGCGGGTGAAGGCCTTGGCCGACGCCGCCCGGGCCGAGGGCCGCGAGATCGTGGTGGTCATGGGCGTCGGCTTTGTCGGCGCCGTCATGGCCGCCATCGTGGCCGACACCGCCTTCCCCGACGGCCGCCCCGCGAAGTTCGTCATCGGCATGCAGCGCCCCAGCGCCCGCAGCTTCTGGAAAATCCCCTTCCTCAACCGCGGCGAGAGCCCGGTGCGCGCCGAGGACCCCGAGGTGGCGCCCCTGATCGCCCGCTGCGTCCTGGAGAAGAAGAGCCTGACGGCCACCTACACCTACGAGGTCCTCACCCTGGCGGACGTGGTGATCGTGGACGTCCAGCTCGACTACGCCAAGAAGGACCTGGGCAACGTCCGCTCCGGGCACGTGGAGATGGGGGCCCTCGAGGAGTCCCTGGAGATCATCGCCCGGAACATCCCCCCCCACGCCCTGGTGCTCATCGAGACCACCGTGGCGCCCGGGACCACCGAGCAGGTGGCCCTCCCCACCATGCGCAAGATCTTCCGCCAGCGCGGCATCCCCACCGACCCCCTCCTGGCCCACTCCTACGAGCGCGTGATGCCGGGGCGCCAGTACGTGGCCTCCATCCGCGACTTCTGGCGGGTGTGCTCAGGCGTCAACGAAGCCGCCCGGGAGAAGGTGGTGAAGTTTCTCAACGAAGTCCTCCACACCGAACAGTACCCGCTCACCGTCCTGGACCGCCCCATCGAGTCCGAGACCGCCAAGATCGTGGAGAACAGCTACCGGGCCACCATATTGGCCTTCCTGGACGAGTGGAGCCTCTTCGCCGAGCGCAACGGCATCGACCTCGTCAAGGTCATCGAGGCGGTCCGGCGCCGGCCCACCCACTCCAACCTGATCTTCCCCGGCCCCGGCATCGGCGGCTACTGCCTCCCCAAGGACGGCGGCCTGGGGGTGTGGGCCCACCGGCACATCCTGGGCTTCGACGACGACATCTTCCGCTTCACCCCGCTGGCCATCGACGTCAACGACACCCGCGCCCTCCACGCCGCCCAGCTGGTGCGCGACGCCCTCAAGGAACTGGGCGTCCCCGTCGCCGGCGCCGAGGTGCTGGTGCTGGGCGCCTCCTACCGCGAGGACGTGGGCGACACCCGCTACAGCGGCTCGGAGGTCCTGATCCGCAAGCTGGCGGAGATGGGGGCGGAGATCCGGGTCCACGACCCCTACGTGGACATCTGGTGGGAGTTAGCCAACCAGGAGGACTACCCGGGTCACTCCAAGGCGGTCTTCTTCCGCAACCAGAAGAAACTCAAGGACCTGAAGGTGGAAAAAGACCTCGACGCGGCCCTGGCCGGCGCCGACGCGGTGGTCCTGGCGGTGCGCCACGCCCCCTACCTCGACCTCGACCCCGACGCCGTCGTCGCCGCCGCGCGGAAAAGCCCGTCCCCCGCCCCGACCCCGGGCGGGACCGGGATCCCCACGGGGCCGGAGGCCCGGCGCGACACCCCCGCCACCCTTCCCGAGAAGCCCCTGGCCGTCGTCGACTGCTTCGGTATCCTCGACGACGCCCGGATCCGTCGCTACCTCGAGCTGGGCTGCGAGGTGAAGGGCCTGGGAAGAGGCCACATCCACCGCCTCCGTCCCGCACAGTCAAGGCTGTAG